One genomic segment of Sander lucioperca isolate FBNREF2018 chromosome 10, SLUC_FBN_1.2, whole genome shotgun sequence includes these proteins:
- the selenbp1 gene encoding methanethiol oxidase isoform X2, whose protein sequence is MASCSGCGPGYRSPLDAMKGSREEIVYLPCINCNSDALKPDYLATVDVDPKSPTFCQVIHRLPMPNLRDELHHSGWNACSSCFGDASRKRNRLILPALISSRVYVVDVGTDPRAPRIHKIVEPVDLFWKCGLANPHTTHCLGNGQIMISCIGDPTGNGKGGFVLLDGETFEVVGNWEHSGEAVNFGYDFWYQPRHNVMISTEWGAPKALAGGFNPAHINEGLYGSCLHVWDWTTHKKLQTLDLGEDGAIPLEVRFLHDPDATEGYVGCALSGTVYRFYKTPKGDWAAERVISVPNKKVEGWALPEMPGLITDILISLDDRFLYFSNWLHGDIRQYDITDRRSPRLVGQVFLGGSLVSDGPVRVLEDPEKQSQPPPRIIKGRRVSGGPQMLQLSLDGRRLYVTTSLFSGWDKQFYPDMAKDGSVMMQMDVSVSGGLSLNENFLVDFGKEPDGPALAHELRYPGGDCTSDIWL, encoded by the exons CAAGCTGTTCAGGATGTGGACCCGGATACCGCAGCCCGCTGGACGCCATGAAag gtaGTCGGGAGGAGATTGTCTACCTGCCGTGCATCAACTGTAACAGCGACGCTCTAAAGCCAGATTACCTCGCCACCGTCGACGTCGACCCAAAGTCTCCCACCTTCTGTCAG GTGATCCACCGGCTGCCGATGCCGAACCTTCGTGACGAGCTGCACCACTCTGGCTGGAACGCCTGCAGCAGCTGCTTCGGAGACGCCTCCAGGAAGAGGAACCGCCTCATCCTGCCGGCGCTCATCTCCTCGCGGGTTTACGTGGTCGACGTCGGCACGGATCCCCGAGCACCTCGGATACACAag ATCGTGGAGCCGGTGGATCTGTTCTGGAAGTGCGGCCTGGCGAACCCTCACACCACGCACTGTCTGGGCAACGGGCAGATCATGATCAGCTGTATCGGAGACCCGACCGGCAACGGCAAGG GAGGGTTCGTCCTGCTGGACGGCGAGACGTTCGAGGTGGTCGGGAACTGGGAGCACTCGGGGGAAGCAGTGAACTTTGGATACGACTTCTGGTACCAACCCCGACACAATGTGATGATCAGCACTGAGTGGGGCGCGCCCAAAGCTCTGGCTGGAGGATTTAACCCCGCACACATTAATGAAG GTCTGTATGGCAGCTGCCTCCACGTTTGGGACTGGACCACGCACAAGAAGCTGCAGACGCTGGATCTGGGCGAGGACGGAGCGATTCCCCTCGAGGTCCGATTCCTCCACGACCCCGATGCCACCGAGGGATACGTGGGATGTGCTCTGTCTGGAACCGTCTACCGGTTCTACAAAACACCG AAAGGTGACTGGGCTGCAGAGAGAGTGATCAGTGTTCCCAATAAGAAGGTGGAGGGATGGGCACTGCCGGAGATGCCtg gTCTGATCACAGACATCTTGATCTCGTTGGACGACCGTTTTCTCTACTTCAGTAACTGGCTCCACGGTGACATCAGACAGTATGACATCACAGACAGGAGGAGCCCACGATTGGTCGGACAG GTGTTTCTGGGAGGAAGTCTCGTCAGCGACGGGCCAGTCCGAGTCCTGGAAGACCCCGAGAAGCAGTCGCAGCCCCCCCCACGCATCATCAAG gggAGGCGTGTCTCTGGAGGTCCCCAGATGTTGCAGCTGAGTTTGGACGGGCGGAGACTTTACGTGACGACGTCTCTGTTCAGCGGCTGGGACAAACAGTTCTACCCCGACATGGCCAA AGATGGGTCAGTGATGATGCAGATGGATGTGTCGGTCTCCGGCGGTCTCTCTCTGAATGAGAACTTCCTGGTTGATTTCGGTAAAGAACCAGACGGTCCGGCTCTGGCCCACGAGCTCCGATATCCCGGAGGAGACTGCACGTCTGACATCTGGCTGTAG
- the selenbp1 gene encoding methanethiol oxidase isoform X1, translated as MASCSGCGPGYRSPLDAMKGSREEIVYLPCINCNSDALKPDYLATVDVDPKSPTFCQVIHRLPMPNLRDELHHSGWNACSSCFGDASRKRNRLILPALISSRVYVVDVGTDPRAPRIHKIVEPVDLFWKCGLANPHTTHCLGNGQIMISCIGDPTGNGKGGFVLLDGETFEVVGNWEHSGEAVNFGYDFWYQPRHNVMISTEWGAPKALAGGFNPAHINEGLYGSCLHVWDWTTHKKLQTLDLGEDGAIPLEVRFLHDPDATEGYVGCALSGTVYRFYKTPVSTGRFHRTPKGDWAAERVISVPNKKVEGWALPEMPGLITDILISLDDRFLYFSNWLHGDIRQYDITDRRSPRLVGQVFLGGSLVSDGPVRVLEDPEKQSQPPPRIIKGRRVSGGPQMLQLSLDGRRLYVTTSLFSGWDKQFYPDMAKDGSVMMQMDVSVSGGLSLNENFLVDFGKEPDGPALAHELRYPGGDCTSDIWL; from the exons CAAGCTGTTCAGGATGTGGACCCGGATACCGCAGCCCGCTGGACGCCATGAAag gtaGTCGGGAGGAGATTGTCTACCTGCCGTGCATCAACTGTAACAGCGACGCTCTAAAGCCAGATTACCTCGCCACCGTCGACGTCGACCCAAAGTCTCCCACCTTCTGTCAG GTGATCCACCGGCTGCCGATGCCGAACCTTCGTGACGAGCTGCACCACTCTGGCTGGAACGCCTGCAGCAGCTGCTTCGGAGACGCCTCCAGGAAGAGGAACCGCCTCATCCTGCCGGCGCTCATCTCCTCGCGGGTTTACGTGGTCGACGTCGGCACGGATCCCCGAGCACCTCGGATACACAag ATCGTGGAGCCGGTGGATCTGTTCTGGAAGTGCGGCCTGGCGAACCCTCACACCACGCACTGTCTGGGCAACGGGCAGATCATGATCAGCTGTATCGGAGACCCGACCGGCAACGGCAAGG GAGGGTTCGTCCTGCTGGACGGCGAGACGTTCGAGGTGGTCGGGAACTGGGAGCACTCGGGGGAAGCAGTGAACTTTGGATACGACTTCTGGTACCAACCCCGACACAATGTGATGATCAGCACTGAGTGGGGCGCGCCCAAAGCTCTGGCTGGAGGATTTAACCCCGCACACATTAATGAAG GTCTGTATGGCAGCTGCCTCCACGTTTGGGACTGGACCACGCACAAGAAGCTGCAGACGCTGGATCTGGGCGAGGACGGAGCGATTCCCCTCGAGGTCCGATTCCTCCACGACCCCGATGCCACCGAGGGATACGTGGGATGTGCTCTGTCTGGAACCGTCTACCGGTTCTACAAAACACCGGTCAGTACCGGCAGGTTCCACAGAACACCG AAAGGTGACTGGGCTGCAGAGAGAGTGATCAGTGTTCCCAATAAGAAGGTGGAGGGATGGGCACTGCCGGAGATGCCtg gTCTGATCACAGACATCTTGATCTCGTTGGACGACCGTTTTCTCTACTTCAGTAACTGGCTCCACGGTGACATCAGACAGTATGACATCACAGACAGGAGGAGCCCACGATTGGTCGGACAG GTGTTTCTGGGAGGAAGTCTCGTCAGCGACGGGCCAGTCCGAGTCCTGGAAGACCCCGAGAAGCAGTCGCAGCCCCCCCCACGCATCATCAAG gggAGGCGTGTCTCTGGAGGTCCCCAGATGTTGCAGCTGAGTTTGGACGGGCGGAGACTTTACGTGACGACGTCTCTGTTCAGCGGCTGGGACAAACAGTTCTACCCCGACATGGCCAA AGATGGGTCAGTGATGATGCAGATGGATGTGTCGGTCTCCGGCGGTCTCTCTCTGAATGAGAACTTCCTGGTTGATTTCGGTAAAGAACCAGACGGTCCGGCTCTGGCCCACGAGCTCCGATATCCCGGAGGAGACTGCACGTCTGACATCTGGCTGTAG